One segment of Gordonia terrae DNA contains the following:
- a CDS encoding LLM class flavin-dependent oxidoreductase: MTTKKKLRFGLFMPPLHRPGLNPDVAFRHNLEIVEHLDNLGYDEVWVGEHHSGGVELIDSPEVFIAAAAERTKFIKLGTGVTSLPYHHPLNVAQRLVQLDYQTRGRVMFGAGPGQLISDASMYGLESTQLRPRMHEALDVILRLLRGETVTEKSDWYTLDQARLHLLPYSDLDVVVTAAITPSGPTLAGKHGVGMVTLSATNPQTVDALEGQWNIAEQSAAAHGNTVSRDKWRLVGIVHLAPTMEDARRDVHYGFDEIFGYLRHIIPAAMPPETPTVDELIDLVNETGLGVIGTAEQAVPAIQRLVDMSGGFGAFLLQGGDFASHDATLRSYRIFAEHVIPKFTGLSDATLDSFQRFVKSETHVQQVQAGLTAAFEQHASNG, translated from the coding sequence TTGACTACCAAGAAGAAACTCAGGTTCGGACTGTTCATGCCCCCCCTTCACCGACCTGGCCTCAATCCTGATGTGGCATTCCGCCATAACCTGGAAATCGTCGAGCATCTTGACAACCTCGGTTATGACGAAGTGTGGGTTGGTGAACATCATTCCGGCGGAGTCGAGCTGATCGATTCGCCTGAAGTCTTCATCGCCGCTGCGGCTGAAAGAACCAAGTTCATTAAACTGGGAACGGGCGTTACGTCTCTCCCCTACCATCATCCACTGAATGTCGCCCAGCGTCTGGTGCAGCTCGATTATCAGACTCGTGGTCGCGTGATGTTCGGAGCCGGCCCTGGCCAATTGATCAGTGACGCCTCCATGTACGGCCTTGAGTCGACTCAACTCCGCCCGCGAATGCACGAGGCGCTCGATGTCATTCTCCGCCTCCTACGCGGTGAAACAGTAACCGAGAAGAGCGACTGGTACACCCTCGATCAGGCTCGATTGCACCTTTTGCCCTACTCCGACCTGGATGTTGTCGTCACCGCGGCCATCACGCCGTCTGGTCCGACGTTGGCAGGCAAGCATGGCGTTGGGATGGTGACATTATCGGCGACGAATCCACAAACGGTCGATGCACTTGAGGGCCAGTGGAATATTGCGGAACAGTCAGCGGCGGCTCATGGCAACACAGTGTCGCGCGACAAGTGGCGGCTGGTCGGCATTGTCCATCTGGCACCGACAATGGAAGACGCACGCCGTGATGTCCACTACGGATTTGACGAGATATTTGGCTACCTGCGGCATATCATTCCGGCCGCCATGCCGCCCGAGACACCAACAGTCGATGAACTAATCGATCTGGTGAACGAAACGGGCCTAGGAGTCATCGGGACAGCCGAGCAAGCCGTGCCAGCGATCCAGCGGCTGGTCGACATGTCAGGAGGATTCGGAGCTTTCCTTCTTCAAGGAGGAGATTTCGCGAGTCACGACGCTACGCTGCGCAGCTATCGGATCTTCGCCGAGCACGTGATTCCAAAGTTCACCGGCCTGAGCGACGCTACCCTGGATAGTTTTCAACGATTCGTCAAGTCGGAGACGCACGTCCAGCAAGTGCAGGCTGGTCTGACTGCAGCGTTCGAGCAGCACGCGTCAAACGGTTGA
- a CDS encoding SDR family NAD(P)-dependent oxidoreductase yields MVEKVEAINESLVREIKLASVPRAERDARNYDRLRNKVVLITGGASGMGAAEARLFVNEGARVIIADIQDERGKELAEDLGDGAVYTHLDVRSDADWAAAVETSLSAFGSLTTLINNAGLARYGLIQDQESADWSSLVDIMLFGTYRGIKAVTPAITNAGGGSIIAISSLDGIASHPGLSAYSSAKFAVRGLVRSAALELGRSNIRVNAIIPGLIDTPLIRPEGASKEALAPMEEQVPLGYAADPHEIALAALYLSSDDSWYVSGSDLTVDGGVTAKVPLEAR; encoded by the coding sequence ATGGTCGAAAAAGTTGAAGCCATCAACGAGAGCCTGGTCCGCGAAATCAAGCTCGCCAGCGTACCGCGAGCCGAACGCGACGCTAGGAATTATGATCGGCTGCGGAACAAGGTAGTCCTAATAACCGGTGGCGCGAGCGGAATGGGGGCCGCTGAGGCCCGGTTATTCGTTAACGAGGGCGCACGCGTGATCATTGCTGACATCCAGGATGAGCGGGGCAAAGAGTTGGCGGAGGATCTCGGTGACGGAGCCGTCTACACCCATCTCGACGTCCGCTCTGACGCGGACTGGGCCGCCGCTGTTGAGACCTCACTGAGCGCTTTCGGAAGTCTCACCACATTGATCAATAACGCTGGGCTCGCACGGTATGGGCTCATCCAAGATCAGGAATCCGCAGATTGGTCGAGTCTTGTCGACATCATGCTATTTGGCACTTACCGCGGAATCAAAGCTGTGACACCAGCAATTACCAATGCGGGAGGAGGCTCCATTATCGCCATCTCGTCGCTGGACGGGATCGCTTCCCATCCTGGACTTTCGGCATATTCCTCGGCAAAGTTCGCAGTTCGGGGTCTTGTACGGAGCGCTGCTCTCGAACTCGGCCGAAGCAACATCCGGGTTAATGCGATCATCCCAGGATTGATCGACACTCCCCTTATTCGTCCTGAAGGGGCATCGAAAGAGGCGCTGGCGCCGATGGAAGAGCAGGTGCCTCTTGGCTACGCCGCAGATCCTCACGAGATAGCCCTGGCAGCGCTGTACCTTTCGTCGGATGACTCCTGGTATGTGTCGGGGTCCGACCTTACGGTCGACGGCGGTGTAACCGCCAAGGTTCCGCTGGAGGCTCGATGA
- a CDS encoding aldehyde dehydrogenase family protein has product MTNATQGGRSTTRQADFSLVIDGKLVAGSSSFGVINPATERIAGVAPAADEAQLNSAVTAASLAAGSSWATDEDARREAMIAAADALEAESPRIAEILTDEQGKPLADAVREIATAGLWLRHFARLDDTPEVIQDDTAGYAEVRRSPLGVVAAITPWNFPIALAMWKIAPALRTGNTLVLKPSPYTPLATLAVGEVFARHLPAGVLNVVTGPDPLGAQLTAHKAVRKISFTGSTATGKRVAAAAAADLKRVTLELGGNDPAIILDDADPQAIAEDLFWGAFRNNGQVCLAVKRAYVHESIYREVVDLLSDIAKSITVGAGREPDSQLGPLNNRPQYERVKDLTTHALDRGAARATAGGKPISGVGYFFEPTILEGVTDEDEVVAEEQFGPVLPVLSFRGEQEAIARANSTDYGLTASVWSQDPERARAIGDQLDCGQVSINQHGSAVRPDLPFGGHKSSGLGVENGRWGLAEYTQLQAVVGPSRQ; this is encoded by the coding sequence ATGACCAACGCCACTCAGGGTGGGCGATCGACTACCAGGCAGGCAGACTTCTCGCTGGTCATCGACGGAAAGCTGGTGGCTGGGAGCTCGTCTTTCGGTGTCATCAATCCAGCTACCGAGCGCATCGCCGGAGTAGCTCCCGCCGCAGATGAAGCGCAGCTGAACTCGGCAGTGACGGCAGCCTCACTAGCGGCTGGCAGTTCGTGGGCTACCGATGAAGATGCGCGGCGCGAAGCCATGATCGCGGCCGCCGACGCTCTCGAAGCCGAATCGCCACGCATTGCCGAAATTCTCACTGACGAACAAGGCAAACCACTTGCAGATGCCGTGAGAGAGATCGCCACAGCTGGTCTCTGGCTGCGACACTTCGCCCGGTTAGACGACACACCGGAGGTAATACAGGACGACACCGCCGGATATGCCGAGGTTCGGCGCAGCCCACTAGGAGTAGTCGCGGCGATCACCCCATGGAATTTTCCCATTGCCTTGGCAATGTGGAAGATCGCGCCGGCCCTGCGGACCGGAAATACGCTCGTGCTGAAGCCCTCGCCTTACACGCCGCTGGCGACCCTAGCTGTCGGCGAAGTGTTCGCCCGGCACCTGCCTGCCGGGGTGCTCAACGTAGTCACTGGCCCAGACCCGCTTGGCGCGCAGCTGACTGCGCATAAAGCCGTGCGCAAGATAAGTTTCACCGGCTCGACCGCCACGGGCAAACGAGTCGCCGCCGCCGCGGCGGCAGATCTCAAGCGTGTCACGCTGGAACTCGGAGGGAACGACCCAGCAATCATCTTGGACGATGCTGATCCTCAGGCTATTGCTGAGGATCTCTTCTGGGGCGCCTTCCGCAATAACGGCCAGGTCTGCCTTGCTGTGAAGAGGGCCTACGTCCACGAGTCCATCTACAGGGAGGTAGTCGACCTGCTCTCCGACATCGCCAAATCCATCACTGTTGGTGCAGGCCGCGAGCCGGACAGCCAGCTCGGGCCGCTCAACAATCGTCCCCAGTACGAACGAGTGAAGGACCTTACCACCCATGCCCTGGACCGAGGGGCCGCTCGCGCCACTGCCGGCGGAAAGCCGATCAGCGGTGTGGGGTACTTTTTCGAACCGACGATCCTCGAAGGAGTTACCGATGAGGACGAAGTAGTTGCCGAGGAGCAGTTTGGTCCGGTGCTGCCAGTGCTGTCGTTCCGTGGAGAGCAGGAGGCGATTGCCCGCGCCAACTCGACTGACTACGGTCTCACCGCATCGGTCTGGTCACAGGACCCCGAGCGGGCGCGAGCAATCGGCGATCAGCTTGACTGCGGGCAGGTGTCGATCAACCAGCACGGCAGCGCAGTGCGCCCAGATCTACCCTTCGGTGGCCACAAATCGAGTGGACTCGGTGTAGAGAACGGACGATGGGGCCTGGCCGAGTACACCCAACTCCAGGCGGTAGTTGGGCCCTCTCGCCAATAG
- a CDS encoding helix-turn-helix domain-containing protein, with protein sequence MEWSFSTVAKSRQEFFATGSLPADTPVPLAVAHSWQRSLRSGLKTDNALPRPGTSTEPIDGKLVRAARQVLHERRDVVTNLPYAIVLTSTDGRVLLRATDNSSFSSTLDEIGVLPGWSVAEDAVGTASLAILQETGRSVIVRGPEHFSAQAQQMSSAAIHVRHPVTQRKLGCVSVVCSFVDSSPLMLLWAQEFASDVASCLLDMSTERERALFATYIRSTKNGRQSVVCIDDKTVVGNAKSTQLMSQIDQQSLWDLAATVRKSSETVRRSFDLEGQGQVRAECAPIETNSGLHAGVIIRFDRIVDATMPAPATLVKEAEIPAVERSLSGMVGHTHAWRRFCADADAAMARPSPILVVGEPGTGKTTAIEALCPHDRHSLCHTAEECYEALSDDNCRFLLIEDVMWIDQKHLRSILARAQHQNVKVLATYRTDVGARAATMLHDVTTHFSVAALPALRDRRDDLPELLQALTTAECGRAGPTWLPETVSLLNRLPWTHNVAELRFVVADVLRNRRDRIDVRVCDLPADIQLHRNMRKLSRLEESEAIAIITAMRDADGNKKLAAEFLGVARSTLYRKARALGLDTSNFNF encoded by the coding sequence ATGGAATGGTCGTTCTCAACAGTCGCGAAGTCACGTCAGGAGTTCTTCGCAACCGGCTCACTGCCGGCGGACACTCCGGTGCCCCTGGCAGTCGCCCATTCGTGGCAACGCTCTCTACGCAGCGGGTTGAAGACAGACAACGCACTGCCCCGGCCCGGCACCTCAACCGAACCGATCGATGGAAAGCTGGTGCGTGCCGCCCGACAGGTACTCCACGAGCGACGGGATGTCGTCACCAACCTGCCGTATGCGATCGTCCTGACGTCCACAGATGGCAGAGTCCTGCTCCGCGCCACAGACAATTCGAGCTTCTCTAGCACTCTCGACGAGATCGGCGTACTACCCGGCTGGAGCGTCGCTGAGGACGCAGTAGGCACTGCGAGCCTCGCCATATTACAAGAAACCGGGAGATCGGTGATCGTCCGCGGCCCTGAGCACTTCTCAGCGCAAGCGCAGCAGATGTCAAGCGCCGCCATACACGTACGCCACCCGGTCACGCAGCGCAAACTCGGCTGCGTGAGCGTAGTATGCTCGTTCGTCGATTCCAGTCCACTCATGCTCTTGTGGGCACAGGAGTTCGCGTCAGACGTAGCGTCGTGCCTGTTGGACATGTCTACTGAGCGTGAACGGGCACTGTTTGCCACATATATCCGCAGCACCAAGAACGGTAGACAGTCGGTAGTCTGTATCGACGACAAAACCGTCGTCGGGAACGCCAAAAGCACCCAACTAATGTCCCAGATCGACCAGCAGTCGTTGTGGGACCTCGCAGCCACTGTCAGGAAATCGTCGGAAACGGTCAGAAGGTCCTTCGACCTAGAGGGACAGGGCCAGGTTCGGGCCGAATGCGCGCCTATCGAGACAAACTCCGGCCTGCACGCCGGAGTCATCATTCGTTTCGACCGAATCGTAGACGCGACCATGCCGGCACCCGCAACGCTGGTCAAGGAAGCTGAAATACCAGCAGTCGAGCGTTCACTCTCGGGGATGGTTGGCCATACACATGCTTGGCGGCGCTTCTGCGCCGATGCTGACGCGGCAATGGCCCGGCCATCGCCCATCTTGGTGGTTGGGGAACCCGGGACTGGAAAGACCACGGCCATTGAGGCACTGTGTCCACATGACCGACACAGCCTTTGCCACACCGCGGAAGAGTGTTATGAAGCGCTCTCCGACGACAACTGCCGTTTCCTACTTATAGAAGATGTAATGTGGATCGACCAGAAACATCTCCGTTCAATCTTGGCGCGGGCACAGCACCAGAACGTCAAAGTCTTAGCGACATACCGCACAGATGTCGGGGCCCGCGCCGCCACCATGCTGCACGACGTCACAACACACTTCAGCGTCGCAGCATTACCGGCCTTACGTGACCGACGTGACGACCTTCCCGAACTACTGCAGGCATTGACCACAGCCGAATGCGGCCGCGCTGGACCCACCTGGCTGCCTGAGACCGTTTCTCTCCTCAACCGCCTGCCTTGGACTCACAACGTCGCTGAGCTCCGCTTTGTGGTTGCCGACGTTCTCCGCAACCGCCGCGACAGAATAGATGTCCGTGTCTGCGACCTTCCCGCCGACATCCAACTCCACAGAAACATGCGCAAGCTGAGCCGCCTCGAAGAGAGCGAGGCTATCGCGATAATCACCGCTATGCGCGACGCTGACGGCAACAAGAAACTCGCAGCCGAGTTCTTAGGGGTCGCGCGCTCAACCCTCTATCGGAAAGCTCGCGCCTTAGGGTTAGATACGTCAAATTTCAACTTCTGA